TTTGCTTGTGTTGTTCAGTTAAATGGAGTTCATCAAGGGATGCTTTTGGCTACAAATTGTTCAGATCAATCTAAGGTGAACAAAGGGTGTATAACTTAGTTATGAGTTTAAAAGGTTAATCAAATTTGACCTTCAAAAATTGTTTGGCAGGCGCTTAGAAGACTTGCTCAGAACCGGGAGGCTGCTAGGAAAAGCCGGTTAAGGAAAAAAGTATTAGTAGCTTATATTCATTGTACTTTAATTTTCTCAATGTTCCATCATCTTTGAATATGCTTACATTGTCTCTTAATAGGCATATGTTCAGCAGCTTGAGAACAGTAGAATCAGGCTAGCACAGCTAGAGGAGGAGCTCAAAAGAGCACGTCAACAGGTCTGTTTCTACACTACTCTCTTCTTACAGTGAGCTATATAGTAGAAGAGAGGATCTTGTAGTAATGGTTTTCTCTTGTATGTAGGGATGTTCGGTTGAGAGAGGAGCTTCAAGGGAAAACACTCATGTGACTGCCGGAAATGGTAAGACTTTCCTATTATGGCACTTGAGTAGAATATGAAATGATGATCATTACTAAGAATGAAATGTTGTTAGGTGTGTTTTCTTTTGAATTGGAATATGCACGTTGGATGGAGGAACATCAGAGGCTGATCAACGACTTAAGAGCTGGTGTGCATTCACAGCTAGGCGACAACGAGTTGCGTGTGCTTGTGGATGCTGTCATGAGTCACTACGATGAGATATTCAGGCTGAAGGGGATCGGTACTAAAGTCGACGTCTTTCACATGCTCTCAGGCATGTGGCAGACTCCTGCTGAGAGATTCTTCATGTGGTTAGGTGGATTCAGATCCTCTGAGCTACTCAAGGtattaaaaaaacattggttttttgttctttgtcactcttattaatttgttttttttgttgttagaTACTGGGGAACCATGTGGATCCGTTGACTGATCAGCAGTTGATAGGCATATGTAATCTTCAGCAGTCGTCTCAGCAAGCAGAGGATGCATTGTCACAAGGCATGGAAGCTTTGCAACAAACGCTTCTAGAGACGCTTTCATCTCCTTCAATGGGTCCAAACTCTTCAGCAAATGTTGCTGACTATATGGGTCATATGGCTATGGCCATGGGGAAGCTTGGCACTCTTGAAAACTTCCTTCGTCAGGTAAATAGACCAAAACCTCTTTAGAAGCAACAATAATTAGTAgtaaatacaaattaaaaaaaaatgaaaagtttttatataaatatttgttgcAGGCAGATCTATTGAGGCAACAAACTTTGCAACAGCTTCACAGGATTCTCACTACAAGACAAGCTGCTCGTGCCTTTTTGGTCATCCATGACTATATTTGTCGGCTTAGAGCACTTAGCTCTTTATGGTTAGCCAGACCAAGGGACTAAAGCCTTGAGCATATAggtcttctctcttctctgtaGCCTTTTAGAGCatatgttttaaactttatttagtACGTTGTGTACGTTACCGTTTCAGAATCGTTTATATTTGTGGTTTTTTTCCTACGCTAaactgagaagaagaaaaaaaaaacaagaagctaACAAGATCTAACATAATATTTACATAACGTAAGAGACAAGGCAATACTTTAGCGGTTCATGCCTGGTACAACAATGGGAGGAGTTATTTTATCTCGTCTCCATTTCTCTATATTAGAAACCCaacctggaaaaaaaaaacaagaaaattattttttgtgagTTTTTAATTTGTAGAAAAGCTCAAGTCCTTTTGGGTTATAAAGGTATCAAGTTTTTGACTACATACCGAGGGAAGGATCAGCGCCTTGGTTCTTGAGTTCTCTAGACTCTTGGCAAATAGCACACGGTGTGCAACATATATGGACCCAATAGTCACTGCATGGTTCCTCAGGCAATGCGAAATGTTCTCTAAGCCTTGACCTGCTTGGAAACGCGTAAAGCCAGCAACAACCCACAAACCCTAACGCTAGATGAATCAAACCTGCGTTTATGCAAGCTGCATTCCCCCACCCCCAAAAGaattagattttcttttacaAACATATTACAAATGTTAAGAAGGTAGGTGACGTGTTTCTTACGTATGGTTCCTCTGTTTACGATCTCGGTGTTCCGAGCGAAGGAGACGCATGGAACTATAGCTGTCTGAACACCTTTTAAAGAATCCATGTTGaggcaagaaaaaaaaaagattcgatCAAATAAGAAATAAGACGATATGATTTAAGACATAAACAAAGAACGTACAAATGTGACAATCTTCGTGACAATCACAAAGACCGGTGGTCCATAGTCCCTGAGGAAGTTCTCCGGCGTACGGTTGATCCCTGAACAACGCTCCTTCCGACATGAACACCGGCACATCCCCGTACATTTTGCAGTTTCCGATTTCAGTAATTTATGACACAACAAGAATTTGCCATTCTTTTTTCGATTCAAAATAACATACAACAATATATGTcaattgtaaaacaaaaataatatatgatcaCTTTCTTTGATTTTCTATAACGTTGTTTCTCAGATGAATGGGttctacaaatttttttaaaagaaactaaaaaaaatcaatatttcttTTCGATGAGAAATCAGGAAACTAACGGggaaatttatttaaatatatactttttacaataaaacattttttcaaaaagaaaagcttcacacaagagagagagagataagatgAGCGTCAAATTTTGTTGGTGTAAAACTTATAGACCCTAATTTCAAAGGGGATAACAACTTTTTATTTAGGTCAATAGAAAAGTAACTAATGTTGTCTAAATGTAATATACGAAACTATTTTTTCCtaatcatacaaaaataaaatatcgtATATATAGAATTGTTTATTAATCTCAtgaatgaaaaaatataaatcttaaaaaccCTGTCTTATAAACCTCAAAAACCGATCATTCTAGTTCTAGGATATGAAGTAAACTTGATAGCTTAAAAGatttacctttattttttatttcaaattatcccataacatataagattacataattGGTAATGGAAAACGTGTTTGATGAAAAAATGTTTGACTACTGAACTGATTTTTAGtctatttaagaaaaataatatatacacatatatgtgtGTTAAATTGCACACAACCTATTTTCAACTTTCGCATTATGTTAAGAgagaaaaactgaaaaaaacaaatggtCAAATTTTGTGTCCTAGATATTAATAACGTCGATTTTCCAAAAGTcatagaaattatttttttatatattttccatgataaaaataaaatagcatagaaaagatgaaagaaaaaaagcgAGGTTGCCTTCAAAGCCAACCGTGACGTTGGCTTATTAGTTATGGTCTTCCAGCTCTGGTCtcaatatttatgttttttgaaaaatagtcTCAAAAATTTTGCATGAACTCaactaatatattatctttcctCAACtcatcaaaaaaaaactcatcataTGTATAATAACTATTTGGCCAAGCTCAAGCTCAAGCACGCAATAAAATGAACTTAgctattattatatatatttgccCCAAAAAGCTATCATTATCTGTGGAGTTTAACTCACAAGTCACAAACACACCAAGACTAAACAAtactgtatttaaaatatttttcaaaagctCTAAATAATTGtgttctaaatatttttttaaacaatactacataatatttttctaaacaatACTACATAATTGTgttctaaatatttttcaaaagctCTAGACATTTAAAATCTTAGTTTTTATTTCAtctttataatttttggtataattttaaaatccaatgttacaaataaataatagatTGTTATCGACTTTATTTTATAAAGCTTTATCCTGCAGAACGCAGTTAAGCAGGT
Above is a window of Raphanus sativus cultivar WK10039 unplaced genomic scaffold, ASM80110v3 Scaffold2320, whole genome shotgun sequence DNA encoding:
- the LOC108825801 gene encoding transcription factor PERIANTHIA isoform X1; translated protein: MQSSFKTVPFNPPDFYSQASFFFRGDSCLDEFHQPINAFHHEEAAVGLSPNVTVAASNNLHYTTFDTVMDYGLREREEECLDTGQLMYQRGGGTRLGGGEVNSSLVDKWCDSVSAMADNSQHTDTSTDIDTDDKSQLNGVHQGMLLATNCSDQSKALRRLAQNREAARKSRLRKKAYVQQLENSRIRLAQLEEELKRARQQGCSVERGASRENTHVTAGNGVFSFELEYARWMEEHQRLINDLRAGVHSQLGDNELRVLVDAVMSHYDEIFRLKGIGTKVDVFHMLSGMWQTPAERFFMWLGGFRSSELLKILGNHVDPLTDQQLIGICNLQQSSQQAEDALSQGMEALQQTLLETLSSPSMGPNSSANVADYMGHMAMAMGKLGTLENFLRQADLLRQQTLQQLHRILTTRQAARAFLVIHDYICRLRALSSLWLARPRD
- the LOC130505499 gene encoding protein PLANT CADMIUM RESISTANCE 12-like, yielding MYGDVPVFMSEGALFRDQPYAGELPQGLWTTGLCDCHEDCHICVQTAIVPCVSFARNTEIVNRGTIPCINAGLIHLALGFVGCCWLYAFPSRSRLREHFALPEEPCSDYWVHICCTPCAICQESRELKNQGADPSLGWVSNIEKWRRDKITPPIVVPGMNR
- the LOC108825801 gene encoding transcription factor PERIANTHIA isoform X2 — protein: MQSSFKTVPFNPPDFYSQASFFFRGDSCLDEFHQPINAFHHEEAAVGLSPNVTVAASNNLHYTTFDTVMDYGLREREEECLDTGQLMYQRGGGTRLGGGEVNSSLVDKWCDSVSAMADNSQHTDTSTDIDTDDKSQLNGVHQGMLLATNCSDQSKALRRLAQNREAARKSRLRKKAYVQQLENSRIRLAQLEEELKRARQQGCSVERGASRENTHVTAGNGVFSFELEYARWMEEHQRLINDLRAGVHSQLGDNELRVLVDAVMSHYDEIFRLKGIGTKVDVFHMLSGMWQTPAERFFMWLGGFRSSELLKILGNHVDPLTDQQLIGICNLQQSSQQAEDALSQGMEALQQTLLETLSSPSMGPNSSANVADYMGHMAMAMGKLGTLENFLRQIY